A single genomic interval of Paenibacillus macerans harbors:
- a CDS encoding MATE family efflux transporter, whose protein sequence is MDYRQVIALFLPILVDQAFIVGLNLVNTAMISSSGVAAVSAVNMVDSLNVFLINVFVAVATGGTVVVAQYKGSGNDRMVSRAAAGTVTSVSLMALAIGLLLIGLHNPVMSLLFGSASPDVLDSARVYLIGSSISYMGLALVQAVCAGLRGIGKTRASLALSLIMNLLYVLLNVVFISVFHMGVVGMTLSVNIARYAGAICALFYLFKMEETLRLHLRDLFKLPLSMLRKIMFIGLPFAAEQMFFNGGKLLTQVFIVSLGTYAIATNAIGGSLAMVFQIPASALSLTIVTVVGQCIGSGNIADARKFIKSFLWLGSASLAVVGLLLMPFFRPLVGLFDPPAEIVGDIFAVLLISTIAQVPLWAVSFILPSALRAAGDSRFTSLTSMLTMWLFRVVLGYILGITLGFGITGVWLAMCSEWGVRGAVFLWRFRGKKWYAHKVI, encoded by the coding sequence ATGGATTACCGGCAGGTGATCGCCTTGTTTTTGCCGATTTTGGTGGATCAGGCCTTTATCGTCGGCCTTAATCTGGTGAATACCGCGATGATCAGCTCCTCGGGCGTCGCCGCGGTCAGCGCCGTCAACATGGTCGACTCACTGAACGTGTTCCTGATCAATGTTTTTGTCGCCGTGGCCACCGGGGGAACAGTGGTCGTAGCCCAATACAAAGGCAGCGGCAATGACCGCATGGTCTCCCGGGCCGCGGCGGGCACGGTCACCTCGGTATCCCTGATGGCCCTGGCCATCGGCCTGCTCCTGATTGGGCTGCACAACCCCGTCATGAGCCTGCTGTTCGGCTCCGCCTCCCCGGATGTGCTAGACAGCGCCCGGGTCTATCTGATCGGCAGCAGCATTTCCTACATGGGCTTGGCGCTTGTACAGGCGGTGTGCGCGGGACTGCGGGGAATCGGGAAGACCCGGGCCTCGCTGGCCCTCTCCCTCATCATGAATTTGCTGTACGTGCTGCTGAATGTGGTGTTCATCAGCGTGTTTCACATGGGCGTGGTCGGAATGACCCTTTCCGTGAACATCGCCCGGTATGCGGGCGCTATTTGCGCGTTGTTTTATTTGTTCAAAATGGAGGAGACGCTGCGGCTGCACCTGCGCGACCTGTTCAAGCTGCCGTTGTCGATGCTGCGCAAAATCATGTTCATCGGGCTCCCGTTCGCCGCGGAGCAGATGTTTTTTAACGGCGGGAAGCTGCTCACCCAGGTGTTCATCGTCAGCCTGGGCACCTACGCGATCGCGACCAACGCCATCGGCGGTTCGCTGGCCATGGTGTTCCAAATCCCCGCGAGCGCTTTGTCGCTGACGATCGTCACCGTCGTCGGGCAATGCATCGGGAGCGGAAATATTGCCGACGCCCGGAAGTTCATCAAATCGTTCCTTTGGCTCGGCTCCGCTTCCCTGGCCGTGGTCGGACTTCTGCTGATGCCGTTCTTCCGGCCGCTCGTCGGCTTGTTCGATCCTCCTGCCGAAATCGTCGGCGATATATTTGCGGTCCTGCTGATCAGCACCATCGCCCAGGTTCCGCTGTGGGCGGTCAGCTTCATCCTCCCTTCCGCGCTGCGGGCGGCGGGAGACTCGCGGTTCACTTCGCTGACCTCGATGCTGACGATGTGGCTGTTCCGGGTCGTGTTGGGATACATTCTCGGCATTACGCTGGGCTTCGGCATTACCGGCGTCTGGCTGGCGATGTGCTCCGAATGGGGCGTGCGCGGCGCGGTTTTCCTGTGGCGGTTCCGCGGGAAGAAGTGGTATGCCCATAAAGTGATTTAA
- a CDS encoding SDR family oxidoreductase, translating into MKALFIGGTGTISSAITRQLAEQGCELYLLNRGTRNGDLPAGVKVIQADINHEDEVRGLLADQTFDVVADFIAFEPSQAERDYRLFNGKTKQYIFISSASAYQTPLSDYRITEGTPLSNPYWAYSRNKIACEEYLMKQYREQGFPVTIVRPSHTYGERSIPLGVHGSKGSWQVAKRMLENKPVIIHGDGTSLWTLTHNSDFAKGFIGLMGNIHAIGESVHITSDESVTWNQIYEIIADALGVKLRAVHVASEFLAAGGPYDLRGGLLGDKANTVVFDNAKLKRLVPGFTATTRADQGIKRTVEYILAHPEHQTEDPEFDAWCDKVIGALETAAKAVAE; encoded by the coding sequence TTGAAAGCGCTGTTTATCGGGGGAACGGGGACGATCAGTTCGGCGATTACGAGGCAGCTGGCGGAACAGGGCTGCGAGCTTTACCTTTTGAACCGGGGAACCCGGAACGGGGATTTGCCGGCCGGCGTAAAAGTCATTCAAGCGGATATCAATCATGAGGACGAAGTCAGGGGGCTGCTGGCGGACCAAACCTTTGACGTGGTGGCCGATTTCATCGCTTTTGAACCGTCGCAGGCGGAACGGGATTACCGCTTGTTCAACGGGAAGACGAAACAATATATATTTATCAGTTCGGCGTCCGCATACCAGACCCCGCTGTCGGATTACCGCATTACGGAGGGAACGCCGCTATCGAACCCTTATTGGGCTTACTCCAGGAACAAAATCGCCTGCGAGGAGTATTTGATGAAGCAGTACCGGGAGCAGGGCTTTCCGGTGACGATCGTCAGGCCAAGCCATACTTATGGCGAGCGGTCCATTCCGCTGGGGGTGCACGGTAGCAAAGGCTCGTGGCAGGTGGCCAAACGCATGCTGGAGAACAAGCCGGTGATCATTCACGGGGACGGCACGTCGCTGTGGACGCTGACCCACAACAGCGATTTCGCCAAAGGTTTTATCGGGCTGATGGGCAATATCCACGCCATCGGCGAGTCGGTGCACATTACCTCGGACGAAAGCGTCACCTGGAATCAAATTTATGAAATTATCGCCGATGCCCTTGGCGTCAAGCTGCGCGCGGTGCATGTCGCTTCCGAATTTCTGGCGGCCGGCGGTCCTTATGATTTGCGGGGCGGGCTGCTCGGCGACAAGGCCAACACCGTCGTGTTCGACAACGCCAAGCTGAAAAGACTGGTGCCCGGTTTCACAGCCACAACACGGGCCGATCAGGGCATCAAACGGACGGTGGAATACATTTTGGCGCATCCCGAGCATCAGACGGAGGATCCGGAGTTCGACGCCTGGTGCGATAAAGTGATCGGAGCGCTCGAGACGGCCGCGAAAGCAGTAGCCGAATAG